A single region of the Bacteroidales bacterium genome encodes:
- a CDS encoding PEP/pyruvate-binding domain-containing protein — translation MDQQFVSKALEANLAETRYKNIVIPEEHQNFIQLSSSYYGINKRASECLIEYSHPFSNRKFVIEELRQILLGDLWFYAALPEAEKAWEIILNVLDTLLAAELKKELDVQIVQTMAEFIEQLNKQQTKPSHTIHRTLETLDRNLPANEISYIECSKFLIRHLSDPAQDEAFHEQIFHLVRNVLSRTVNFWERTSGIEEWYQSRQNAFNRDYSSELDAIGRSYFNDLKAKIQQISTLRELTERIPTYDDIADLHIRFIDHWETFIAKFYYSFYLLNLPGMSQQKERLIWNINKLMRNAVDEVPSHDLRDFTDNIFELAAQLKEDHVSSVLDCLLTLGKRLIDIDNSEDQHLVSNFETHLINFGFENPGIVFVDQDWQINVNENHIKNIRVWLELIEYPHTILENLLSTLIVNLKLGGIFINDTDLFQRDITRILNSNISPFFKKVKQLTRIFPVFFNEIGAEGEIRNVTTSMDELTKRQDRLIHFLRKQVHTESNNTLIDLAHKIFNFWYDGDLKALEPILPGDVYESIDLQGEYFAPVHAIIQKACTIVSCDYHDLLDLETTHFYQLIDEAAGKNQRDKERIKYLHQLYFLLKEKYSFDTVDIVAILKRYSFLEAKEIEKFGKALKSTNTERSLKMIYGFMEKLKQIIFNPEPSEGWENIYHKRHIAIGIPSMYGVYRESKFEALGLTFRLEKVATRLMEKVVDNINLDYISATTLLRIHAILEYFREGMELDGVHSQGFNSNLQMLRYSLTSRSFSLDQYINIFQFIAEDVKGTIDKYFIKSYELSLEIVIRQLYDPDGKLGEKEFQQLVNKKSEEFFRDIIASAFLVQPLDNLITKVLNSLRNMVDNLPSTMISDVMSYNSDLVISPVYDETVEMDNQVFLGSKGYFLKKLFLSGFPVPEGFVLTTEVFRRRFTISNHPEISQEFDKIMMDQIRRIERMSGRQFGNPKNPLLLSVRSGTAISMPGAMNTFLNVGMNDELTEELGKQFNYGWTSWDSYRRLLQCWGMAHGVSRDVFDQTIQDYKKKYKVDQKANFEPWHMKQIALAYKKILSDNEIVFERDLFQQLKKTIQFVFESWYSERAKVYREHLQIADEWGTAVIVQRMILGNLHKHAGTGVVFTHDPKSQKPGVSLYGDFTFCSQGEDIVSGLVNTLPVSENQRKRARLKKRSLEASMPLIYKRIRQIAEDMIENHGYSPQEIEFTFESDKPEDVYILQTRELFVKKRYKVNVFSTPPNQMQLVGRGIGIGGGALNGVLAFDMNDLIELAKSHPDDHPILVRPDTVPDDIGMIFECQGLLTAKGGATSHAAVTAARLGKVCVVNCSELRVNEAKKTCLVNGVSFKTGDKIAIDGHLGNIYKGNYLIELSETVPGI, via the coding sequence ATGGACCAGCAATTCGTATCCAAAGCCCTGGAGGCCAACCTGGCGGAGACACGCTATAAAAATATCGTGATCCCGGAAGAGCACCAGAACTTCATCCAGCTCTCCTCTTCCTATTATGGCATCAACAAAAGGGCCAGTGAATGCCTGATCGAGTATTCCCATCCTTTCTCCAACCGTAAGTTCGTGATCGAAGAACTGCGCCAGATCCTGCTGGGTGACCTGTGGTTCTACGCTGCCCTGCCGGAGGCTGAAAAGGCCTGGGAGATCATCCTGAACGTACTCGACACCCTCCTGGCCGCTGAGCTGAAAAAGGAACTGGATGTGCAGATCGTTCAGACGATGGCTGAATTCATCGAACAGCTGAACAAACAGCAGACAAAGCCCTCCCATACGATCCACCGCACCCTGGAGACCCTTGACCGGAACCTGCCTGCAAATGAGATAAGTTATATCGAATGTTCAAAATTCCTGATCCGGCATTTAAGTGACCCTGCCCAGGATGAAGCCTTCCATGAACAAATCTTCCACCTGGTCCGCAATGTCCTGAGCCGGACCGTAAACTTCTGGGAGCGAACATCCGGAATTGAAGAATGGTACCAAAGTCGTCAGAATGCTTTCAACAGGGACTACAGCAGTGAACTTGACGCGATCGGGCGTTCGTACTTCAACGATCTGAAAGCTAAAATTCAGCAGATCTCCACCCTCAGGGAGCTGACCGAACGTATCCCAACCTATGACGACATTGCCGACCTGCACATCCGATTCATTGATCATTGGGAAACATTCATAGCAAAATTTTACTATTCGTTCTACCTGCTGAACCTTCCGGGTATGTCGCAACAGAAAGAGCGGCTGATCTGGAACATCAACAAACTGATGCGCAACGCCGTCGACGAGGTCCCTTCCCACGACCTGAGGGACTTCACCGATAACATCTTCGAACTTGCCGCACAGCTAAAGGAAGATCATGTCTCATCGGTTCTGGATTGCCTGCTGACACTCGGAAAACGGCTGATCGACATCGACAATTCGGAAGACCAGCACCTGGTGAGCAATTTTGAAACCCACCTGATCAACTTCGGATTTGAAAACCCCGGGATCGTCTTCGTCGACCAGGACTGGCAGATCAACGTAAATGAAAATCATATCAAGAACATCCGGGTATGGCTGGAGCTGATCGAATATCCGCATACCATTCTGGAGAACCTGCTTTCGACACTGATCGTCAACCTGAAGCTTGGTGGAATATTCATCAATGATACGGACCTGTTTCAACGGGATATCACCCGTATCCTCAACTCAAACATCTCCCCTTTCTTTAAAAAGGTCAAACAGCTCACCCGGATTTTCCCGGTGTTCTTCAATGAAATCGGTGCTGAAGGCGAGATCCGCAACGTGACGACCTCCATGGATGAGCTTACCAAACGGCAGGATCGGCTGATCCATTTTCTCAGGAAACAGGTACATACCGAAAGCAACAATACGCTCATTGACCTGGCCCACAAGATCTTTAATTTCTGGTATGATGGCGACCTGAAGGCACTTGAGCCTATCCTTCCCGGGGATGTCTATGAATCGATCGACCTGCAGGGAGAATATTTCGCTCCTGTCCATGCGATCATCCAAAAAGCCTGTACCATTGTCTCTTGTGATTACCATGACCTTCTGGACCTTGAAACCACCCATTTCTACCAGTTGATCGATGAAGCTGCAGGCAAAAACCAGAGGGATAAGGAACGGATCAAGTACCTTCATCAGCTCTATTTTTTACTGAAAGAGAAGTATTCATTCGACACGGTCGACATTGTCGCCATCCTCAAACGTTATTCCTTTCTCGAAGCCAAAGAGATCGAAAAATTTGGAAAGGCCCTGAAAAGCACCAACACCGAACGGTCACTCAAGATGATTTACGGCTTCATGGAAAAGCTCAAGCAAATCATCTTTAACCCTGAGCCCAGTGAAGGATGGGAGAACATCTACCACAAGCGCCACATTGCCATCGGTATTCCCTCGATGTACGGAGTCTACCGTGAAAGCAAATTTGAAGCGCTGGGGCTTACATTCCGGCTGGAAAAAGTGGCCACGCGGCTGATGGAAAAAGTGGTTGACAACATCAACCTTGACTACATTTCAGCCACCACCCTGTTACGGATTCACGCCATCCTGGAGTACTTCAGGGAAGGCATGGAACTGGATGGCGTTCACAGCCAGGGTTTTAACTCCAATCTCCAGATGCTGCGGTACAGCCTGACTTCCCGAAGCTTTTCCCTGGATCAGTACATCAATATCTTCCAGTTCATTGCGGAGGATGTCAAAGGAACCATCGACAAGTATTTCATCAAATCGTACGAACTGTCACTCGAGATCGTCATCCGCCAGTTGTACGATCCTGATGGCAAGCTGGGAGAAAAAGAATTTCAGCAACTGGTCAATAAGAAGTCGGAGGAGTTTTTCAGGGATATCATCGCATCGGCCTTCCTGGTACAGCCTCTTGACAATCTGATCACAAAGGTGCTGAACTCATTGCGGAACATGGTGGACAACTTGCCTTCAACCATGATCAGCGATGTCATGTCCTATAACTCCGACCTGGTCATCAGTCCGGTCTATGATGAGACTGTTGAAATGGACAACCAGGTCTTTCTGGGATCGAAAGGATATTTTCTTAAAAAACTCTTCCTGTCGGGATTTCCGGTGCCGGAAGGATTTGTTCTGACCACCGAAGTGTTCCGGAGACGGTTTACCATTTCCAATCATCCTGAAATCAGCCAGGAGTTCGATAAAATCATGATGGACCAGATCCGGCGCATCGAACGAATGTCGGGACGGCAGTTTGGCAATCCAAAAAATCCGTTGTTGCTTTCTGTGCGTTCAGGAACGGCTATTTCGATGCCCGGTGCCATGAACACCTTCCTGAATGTGGGTATGAACGATGAGCTGACCGAAGAACTGGGCAAGCAGTTCAACTACGGCTGGACTTCCTGGGATTCGTACCGCCGTTTGCTGCAGTGCTGGGGAATGGCCCACGGAGTCAGCCGGGATGTGTTTGATCAGACCATACAGGACTACAAAAAGAAATATAAGGTCGACCAGAAGGCCAACTTTGAGCCCTGGCACATGAAACAAATTGCCCTGGCCTACAAGAAGATTCTCAGCGATAACGAAATTGTTTTCGAGCGGGACCTGTTCCAGCAGCTCAAGAAGACGATACAGTTTGTTTTTGAATCCTGGTACTCGGAAAGGGCCAAGGTTTACCGCGAACACCTGCAGATTGCCGATGAGTGGGGTACGGCTGTGATCGTGCAGCGGATGATCCTCGGGAATCTTCATAAACATGCCGGTACCGGGGTTGTGTTTACCCACGATCCAAAATCCCAAAAACCGGGGGTCAGTCTGTATGGTGATTTTACCTTTTGCAGCCAGGGGGAGGATATTGTCAGCGGGCTGGTGAATACCCTGCCAGTCTCGGAAAATCAGCGTAAGCGGGCACGATTGAAAAAACGCTCCCTGGAAGCTTCCATGCCGCTGATCTATAAGCGGATCCGGCAGATTGCGGAGGATATGATCGAGAACCACGGATACAGCCCTCAGGAGATTGAATTCACGTTCGAGTCAGATAAGCCGGAAGATGTATACATTTTGCAGACACGGGAACTGTTTGTAAAAAAGCGATACAAAGTCAACGTTTTCAGCACACCTCCCAACCAGATGCAATTGGTTGGCAGGGGCATCGGCATCGGAGGCGGAGCACTCAACGGCGTGCTGGCCTTCGACATGAATGATCTGATCGAGCTGGCAAAGTCGCATCCGGATGACCACCCTATCCTGGTCAGGCCCGACACCGTTCCGGATGACATCGGGATGATCTTTGAGTGCCAGGGATTGCTCACGGCCAAGGGAGGGGCAACCTCCCACGCGGCGGTGACCGCGGCACGCCTTGGCAAGGTATGCGTGGTGAACTGCTCGGAGCTCAGGGTGAATGAAGCGAAAAAAACCTGCCTGGTCAACGGCGTCAGCTTCAAAACGGGAGACAAAATAGCCATTGACGGCCATCTGGGCAACATCTACAAAGGCAATTACCTCATCGAACTGTCCGAAACCGTCCCGGGAATCTGA